From Deltaproteobacteria bacterium, a single genomic window includes:
- the galE gene encoding UDP-glucose 4-epimerase GalE: MNGRILVTGGAGYIGSHTVLNLVRSGCEVFVLDNLQSGCRRAVSREASFHRMDILRRGGVPTLIRRYGIDAVIHFAARTVAPESFAEPAEYYRTNVLGSRRLLQHCIEHGVNRFVFSSSAAVYGIPRHRTVGEDGPLAPISPYGRTKLTAERMLRDLAAASGGKFRFVALRCFNVAGAHMGGMLGQATSHPAHLVKAACQAALGLRPELSIFGDGHPTPDGTCIRDYIHVDDVADAHLRALQYLQAGGDSAVLNCGCGRGYSVREVIECVKSASGSAFPVVTRAPRRGDPPALVADTDRVRRLLGWSPRFDDLATMCRSSLEWERKLSERPTFAFSP; encoded by the coding sequence ATGAACGGCAGGATACTGGTAACCGGAGGTGCCGGATACATCGGTTCGCATACGGTCCTCAATCTGGTCCGGTCCGGCTGTGAGGTCTTCGTGCTGGACAACCTCCAGTCCGGCTGCCGCCGGGCGGTGAGCCGGGAAGCGTCCTTTCATCGCATGGACATTCTTCGCCGCGGCGGCGTGCCGACGCTGATCCGGCGGTATGGCATCGACGCGGTCATTCATTTTGCCGCCCGCACCGTGGCGCCGGAATCGTTCGCAGAACCCGCCGAATACTACCGGACCAATGTCCTCGGGTCACGGCGCCTGCTGCAACACTGCATCGAACACGGCGTCAACCGGTTCGTCTTCTCATCCAGCGCGGCGGTATACGGGATTCCCCGCCACCGCACGGTGGGCGAAGACGGCCCTCTCGCCCCCATCAGTCCCTACGGCAGGACGAAACTGACCGCGGAGCGGATGCTGCGGGATCTGGCGGCGGCGTCCGGGGGGAAATTCCGGTTCGTGGCCCTGCGGTGCTTCAACGTCGCCGGAGCGCATATGGGAGGCATGCTTGGGCAGGCAACGTCCCATCCCGCCCACTTGGTCAAGGCCGCCTGTCAGGCGGCCCTTGGCCTGCGCCCGGAGCTTTCGATATTCGGGGACGGCCACCCCACCCCGGACGGGACCTGCATCAGGGACTACATCCACGTGGACGATGTGGCCGATGCGCACCTGCGTGCGCTCCAATACCTTCAGGCCGGCGGTGACAGCGCCGTCCTCAATTGCGGTTGCGGCCGCGGCTACAGCGTTCGTGAAGTCATCGAGTGCGTCAAGTCCGCCAGCGGCTCCGCTTTCCCGGTGGTCACGCGAGCCCCCCGCCGGGGAGACCCGCCGGCGCTGGTCGCCGACACGGACAGGGTGCGCCGGTTGCTCGGATGGTCCCCCCGGTTCGACGATCTCGCGACCATGTGCCGCTCCAGCCTCGAATG